The genome window ACGTCGTTCAGCGCCGCCGCGGCGGCGGCGGGGTCACCGCTCGTGAAGCGCGACGACGTGCTCACCATTCTCCCCGGCACGCTCCCGGCGCAGGTGATCGCGAGCCGTCTGCGCACGACTGACGCGGCGGTCGTCATCAAGCTCGGACGTTCGTTCGCCGCCGTGCGGGGCGCGGCGGAGCGGGCGGGCGTGGCGGATCGAGCCATCTATGTCGAGCGGGCAAGCTCGCCGCAGGAGCACATCGCGGCACTGCGCGACGTCGACGGAGACGTCCCCTACATGTCGCTCGTGCTGGTCCCGACCACCTCTGGCGGGCAGCGCGCGCCCGACGTCTCGCGCCCGGGTGAGGTCGCAGTCGTCGGACTCGGCCCAGCGGGCCCGGAGTGGTTGACGCCGGAGGCGGGGGCCGCGCTCGCCGAGGCCGAGGAGCTCGTCGGGTACACGACCTACCTCGACCGGGTGGCCAGGCGCCCCGGCCAGCATCGGCATGGAAGCGACAACCGCGACGAGGCTCGACGTGCACGCCAGGCCCTGCAGCTGGCGGCGAGCGGCAGGCGCGTCGCGGTCGTGTCCTCCGGCGATCCCGGGATCTTCGCGATGGCGGCCGCCGTCCTCGAAGCCGTCGAGGAGGGCGGCTCCGCGTTCGCTCACATCCGCGTGCGCATCGTGCCCGGCCTGTCGGCGATGCAGGTCGCGGCGGCGCGCGTCGGGGCACCACTCGGCCACGACTTCTGCGTCGTCTCGCTCTCCGACCAGCTCAAGCCGTGGGCGGCGATCGAGCGCCGGCTCGAGGCGGCCGGCGCCGCGGATCTCGTCCTGGCGCTCTACAACCCGGCGTCCCGCACGCGGAGGGAGCAGCTCGAGCGTGCGCGGACGGTGCTGCTGCGCCACCGCGCCGCGGAGACCCCGGTCGTGGTGGCCCGGGACGTCGGTGGACGGGAGGAGAACGTCACGGTCTCCACGCTCGCGGGCTTCGATGCCGCGCAGGTCGACATGCGGACGCTCCTCTTGATCGGTTCCTCGACGACCCGGGTGATCGAGGCGACGCAGGGATCGCCTCGCGTGTACACACCGCGCCACTACCCCGCGTGAACCGTCTCCCGCAGCCAGGAGAGCGCGCCGGCGACAGAGCTGACCGCCGGTACGTCCAGGCGCGGAGGTCTGCGCACGACGATGACCGGCAGTCCACGACGCCGGGCGGCATCGAGCTTGGGCTGCGTGTGCGCACCGCCGCTGTCCTTCGTGACGAGGAGGTCGATTTGCTTGCCGTCCATCAAGGCGAGCTCGTTCTCCAGGAGATAGGGGCCGCGATCGAGCAGGAGCTCGTGCCGCGGGGGAAGCGGCGGATCGGGCGGATCGACGCAGCGGACGAGGAACCACGCGGAGCGCACGACCGCGAACGCGGCGAGTCCCTGGCGACCCGTCGTGAGCAGCACGCGCCGGCCGAGCCGCGGAACGAGCTCGGCGGCGTGGCTCAGGTCGTCGACCCAGTGCCAGCAGTCTCCGGGCGCCTCGCTCCAACCCGGCCGCTCGAGCCGGAGGAGCGGCACGCCGGCGGCTGGGCACGCCTGCGCCGCCGACGCCGAGATCCGCTCCGCGAAAGGATGGGTCGCGTCGACGACCGCGGCGACGCCGCGCTCGGCGAGCCACCGCGCCAGACCGGCGGGGCCGCCGAAGCCGCCGATCCGCACCTCGCCGGCGGGAAGCCGTGGCCGCGCCACCCGCCCTGCGAGCGAAGAGACGACGGAGACCCCGGCACGATCGAGCGCCGCTGCGAGATCCCGCGCCTCGGCGGTGCCCCCGAGCACCAGCACGCAAGCGCTGCTCATCGTGTGAGGGCGGCGTGAGCGGCGGGCGACCGCTGCGGCGAGGATGGACGACAGGCGCCTGCGCGACCGCGGCGACGAGCGCCGCCTATCAGGCCCTGCTCACGGGGGAGTTCCCCGATCCGGTCACGATCACGCTGCCGGGCGGGCAGCAGCCGGCGTTCGCGCTCGCCTTCGAGCGCCTCGAGGAGGGAAGCGCGACGGCCGGCGTCGTCAAGGACGCCGGCGACGACCCCGACGTCACGCACGGCGCGCTCGTGCTCGCGACGGTGCGGCCCGGCGAGGTCGGCTCGGGAGTGACGTTCAGGGCGGGCGAGGGCGTCGGCGTCGTGACGCTGCCCGGACTGCCGCTGCCGGTCGGCGAGCCGGCGATCAATCCCGTCCCGCGACAGATGATGGGCGAGGCCGTCGCCCAGGTGAGCGCGCGGCACGGCGGCAGCGGCGACGTGGTGGTGGAAGTCGGGGTCGAGGGCGGCGAGCAGCTCGCGCGGCGCACCTGGAACTCCCGGCTCGGGATCGTCGGCGGCATCTCGATCCTCGGCACGACCGGCATCGTGATCCCGTACTCCTGCTCGGCGTGGATCGCGTCCATCCGACGCGGGATCGACGTTGCACGGGCCGTCGGATACCCGCATGTGATCGCTGCGACAGGCGACACATCCGAGCGGGCCGCACAGGCACGGTACGGGCTCCCGGACACCGCTCTCCTCGACATGGGCGACTTCGCCGGCGCGCTGCTCAAGTACCTCGCCCGCCATCCGCTGCCGAAGCTGACCCTCGCCGGCGGCTTCGCGAAGCTGTCGAAGCTGGCAGCAGGTCACCTCGACCTCCATTCCGGGCGCTCCCAGGTGGACATGGAACGGCTCGCCGCCGCCGCTCTCCAAGCAGGTGCGACGGCGAGCCTGGCCGCGTCGATCGGCGAGGCGAACACGGCGCTCCATGCGCTCGAGCTCGCCGCCGCAGAGGGCGTGCCGCTCGCCGACGAGATCGCCGGCGGCGCGCTGGGCACCGCGCTCGCGGTGCTCGCGAGCGCTCCGATCGCCGTCGAGGTGCTCGTCGTGGATCGAGCCGGCCGCATCGTGGGGAGCGCCGGAGCGCTGTGACGGGGCGTTCCCGCGGGCGGCCCGCGCGGGCATCGAGACGGCGGCCGAGAGCTGCGGCAGACGCGGGAGGGTCACGGCCCGACCTCCTCCCCGTCGCCCCCGCGCACGCGCATGCTCGAGTAGAGGTGGCTGTCGCAGAACTCCCGGGACGCCAGCACTCGCCCGACGACGATCACCGCGGTACGCCGTATGCCCGCGCGCCGGGTCGCGCCGGCGATGGTGGAGAGCGTGCCACGGATGACGACCTCGTCGGGCCAGCTCGCGCGCGCGACGACGGCGGCAGGGCACGCCGGGCCGTATGCAGGCTCGAGCAGCGCGACGATCTTCTCGATCGCCTGGACCGCGAGGTGGAGAACGAGAGTCGCGCCGTGCGCAGCGAGCGAGGCGAGCTCCTCGCCGTCAGGGAGCGGAGTGGCGCGGTCGCCGTGGCGCGTGAGGATCACGGTCTGGGAGACGCCCGGGAGGGTGAGCTCCTGCCGCAGCGCCGCTGCCGCGGCCGCGAACGCCGGCACGCCGGGCGTGACGTCCCAGGGGATACCGAGCTCGTCGAGCCGGCGCATCTGCTCGCCGGCCGCGCTGTAGATCGAGAGGTCGCCCGAATGCAGGCGCGCGACGTCTTCGCCGCGCTCGTGCGCCGCCTGCAGCTGCGCGACGATCTCGTCGAGGGCAAGGTGCTGCGTGTCGACGAGGCGGGCGCCCGGCGGCGCGTGGGCGAGCACCTCGGTCGGAACGAGCGCTCCGGCGTAGAGGCAGACGGAGCTGTGCGCGATCAACCGCTGCGCCCGCAGCGTGAGGAGGTCGGCCGCGCCCGGCCCCGCGCCGATGAAGTGCACCGTCACTCCCCCTCCTTCCTCGCCGACCACTGGACGACGGGCAGCTGGGGTCGCCAGCTCGTGAATCCTCCGACCGGCTCTGCCCGGCTGACGGCGATGCGGACGAGTCGTCCGCCATGCGCGGCACACGCGGCCTGGAGCACCTGCTCTCCCTCGAGCGTCACGGCGTTGGCGACGATGCGCCCGCCCGGCCGCAGCTCCCGCCAGCAGCTGTCGAGCAGCCCGGGCGTCGTGAGCCCCCCGCCGACGAAGACGGCGTCGGGCCGGTCGAGGCCCACGAGCGCACGGGGTGCCTTGCCGCAGACGACCTCGATCGTCGGGACGCCGAGCACACGGGCGTTTCGCACCGCCCGCTCGGCGCGGTCGGCGCGTGCCTCGACGGCGATCGCGCGGGCCGTCGCCTCCGCGCGCAGCCACTCGATCGCGATCGAGCCACTCCCGGCGCCGACGTCCCAGAGCAGCTCGCCTGGCATCGGCGCGAGCACGGCGAGAGTGATCGCGCGCACCTCCTGCTTGGTCAGCAGGCCGTCGTTCTCGTACGCGCTGTCGCGCAGGCCCGGCGTACACGCGAGCGGCGAGGTTCCGGGAGCGGCGCGGCACTCCACCGCCACCGCGTGAAGCGTGCGCACGGAGCGCTCGCCCCACTCCTCCGCGGTGCTGTCGACGATCCGCTCGTCGGGGCCGCCGAGCTGCTCGAGCACGACGAGCCGGCTTGGACCGAACCCCCGCTCGCGCAGGACGCGGGCAACCTCTCGCGCGCCCTGCTCGCCGGCGACGTAGACGATCACGCGGCGGCCGGGTTGCAGGAGGCGCGCAAGAGCCTCGACCGGGCGGGCAACCGCGCTGACGAGCTCCGTCTCCGCGCTCGGCCAGCCGAGCCGGGCGCATGCGAACGCGAACGCGGATGGATGCGGATGCACCGTGAGCCGATCGCGGTCGATCCGCCTCGCGAGCGTCGCGCCGATGCCGTGGAGCATCGGATCACCGCTCGAAAGGATGCACACGGGGCCGGCGCGACCGGCCACGAGCTCCTCGACGAGCCCGTCGATCGGCGTTGGCCATGGACGCCGGACGGCAGCCGTGGGCGGGACGAGCGCGAGCTGCCGCTCGGAGCCGACGATCAGCTCGGCCGAGAGCACGGCGGCACGGGCGGCCTCGCAGAGCCCGTTCCAGCCGTCGGCGCCGATCCCGACCACGGTGAGCGGCGCCCGGCTCACGAGCTCTCCCGTTCGGTGTGGACCGCGTCCGTTCGCTCGCGACTCGTAGCGACGGAGCCGGCCCGGCGCGCCGCGCGGGCGAATCTGAGCGCGAGGTGAGGGTACGCCGCCCAGTGGAGGTGGAGGTAGCTCGCGTGGATCGAGCCGGACGCGAAGCCCTCCCGCCGTTCGCTTCCGCGCGCGGCGAGCGTCCAGGCCGCGCCGCTCTCGCCGTGCGGCGGATCGACCCGCGAGTAGTGGAACTCGTGTCCCCGGAAGCGCTCGTCCGCCCGCGCGTACGCGGTGCTCGTGACGGTCGTCGCCTCCCGGTAGCCGAGCGTGAGACGGCTCGTCATCCGCGCGCGTGCGGGAAGCACGCCGCACATCTCGTTGCCGTCGAGGTCGGAGCAGAGATAGAGCAGGCCGCCGCACTCGGCGAGGATCGGATGCCCGGCGCGCGCGAACGCCGCGATCTCCTCGCGAAGCGAGACGTTGGCCGCAAGCTCGGCGCCGAAGACCTCGGGAAAGCCGCCGGCGAGGACGAGCGCTCCGACGCCGTCGGGCAGCCGCTCGTCGTGGAGGGGGTCGAACGGCAGCAGCTCGGCTCCGGCAGCGGCCAGCAGCTCGAGGTTCTCCTCGTAGTGGAACGAGAACGCCGGTCCGCGGGCGATCCCGATGCGCGCTCCCGGCGCCGCCGGCTCGCCGGGCTCGGGGCTCCACGCCGGGCCGTCGAGCGCCGGGGCGCCGTGGGCGAGCGCCAGCACCGCGTCGAGGTCGGCGTGCGAGGCGATCCCGGCTGCGAGCGCGTCGAGCGCCGACATCGTGCGCGCCGCGCGCTCGCCGGCCGGCACCAGTCCGAGATGACGCTCCGGCGCGCTGACCTTGCCGTCGCGACGCAGCGCGCCGACGACGGGGAGGCCGAGCGGCGCGATCGCCTCGCGCAGCAACTGCTCGTGCGTGTCCGATCCGATGCGGTTGAGGATCACGCCGGCGATCGCGAGAGCGGGGTCGAACGTCCGGTAGCCGTGCACGATCGCGGCGACCGAGCGGGCCATCGAGGACGCGTCGACCACGAGGAGCACGGGAGCGTGCAGGAGCTTGGCGACGTGCGCCGTCGAGGCGAGCTCACCGCGGCCCGAGACGCCGTCGAACAGGCCCATGACACCCTCGATCACGGCGACGTCGGCGCCCGCCGCGCCGTGGCGCACGAGCGGAGCGACGAGATCGGGCCCGCTGAGGAAGGCATCGAGATTCCGGCCGGGCCGCCCTGAGGCGAGGGCGTGGTAGGTCGGATCGATGTAGTCGGGGCCCACCTTGAAGCCCTGGACACGCAGTCCGCGGGCGCGGAGCGCGCCGATCAGGCCGCAGGCGACACTCGTCTTGCCGGCGCCGGAGCTCGTCCCGGCGATGACGACGCGCGGGATCACCACACCTCCACGCAGGTCGATGTCGGAACGGTCGCCGGCAGCTCCGCGACGGCGCGCTCTGTCAGCCGCATGCGCCCGCCGTTCCCGCCGGCGCCCGCGCTCCAGGTGAGGCAGGGAACGGGATCGCCGTCGTGGATGCCCGTGCGCGGATCGCAGCCGTGGTCGGGACAGACGCGCAGCGTGCCCCCCGCGCGCATGACCGCACGGGCGAGCGGCGTGACGAGCTCGCGGTCGATCCGCTCGATCGCGGCGACCTTCGCGGCCGGGTTGCGCCGGTGCGACGCCTCGTCCGGTGCACCGACATGGACGACGACCTGCTTCGCGCCCCGTGCCATCGCCTCGAGGGCGCTCGCCGCCTTCGCCTCGAGGTCGGTGTCGAGCGATCCCGTGGCGCCGTCGGGCACGACGACATCCGCGCCCATGAGGCGCGCGACGCCGGCGGCGGCACCGCGGGCCGCGACGACGACCGTCGCCGGCCCGAGCAGGCGCGGCGGCAGCGCCCCCTCGGCCCACACGCGCAGGCCCTCGCGCGCGGCGATCGGCAGCGGCGGAGGGCCCGTGAGGAGCAGGCGATGCTCGCCGATGGGCTGGACGGAGTGCCGGGGCGCGGCGGCCCGAAGCTCGTCGGCGGCGCGCCCGACGCTCGTCTCTTCGGCTCTCCCGCCGTCGGCGGCAACGACGTCGACACGCCACGCTCGCTGCCCTTCCGCAAGCGGGACGTCGCGCGCCGCGGCCTCGATCATGCCGCGGTCGACGGGGACAGCGGGCGTCCAGCCGAGCAGCACGGGGATCGCCGTCTCCGAGCCCGCCGGCAGCCCGGCCGGGACCGTCCGTACGCGGCTGAGCGTACCAGCCGCCGCAAGCTCGTCGAGAGCCGGCGTCCGCGCCCGCTCGAGGCTCGTCGCCGTCGCTCCCCCGGGCTCGCTCGCGCCGTCGAGGATGACGAGGACCGCTACCACTCGATCCCCTGCTGGGCGCGGATCCCTGCGTCCATCGGATGCTTGACCTTGACCACCTCGGAGACGAGATCGGCGGCGGCGACGAGATCCTGCGGCGCGTTGCGGCCGGTCAGGATCACGTGCTGGAACCCTGGACGGCCGCGCAGCGTGGCGAGCACGTCGTCGAGGTCTATCCAGCCCCAGTTGATCGGGTAGGTGATCTCGTCGAGCAGCAGGAACTCGTAGCGCTGCTCCGCGATGGCCAGCTTGACCCCTTCCCATCCTTCGCGCGCGAGGTCGGCCGACTCCTCGAGATCGCGGGAGAGCCACGACCACCCGTTCCCCATCTTCTCCCAGTCGATGCCGCCGAGTGCGGCTGCCGCCTTCGCCTCGCCAACCTTCCACTTCCCCGACTTCACGAACTGGAAGACGCCGCAGCGGTACCCACGGGCCCAGGAGCGCAGCAGCATGCCGAAGGCAGAGGTGCTCTTGCCCTTGCCATGGCCGGTGAGGACGACGACGAGCGGGCGGTCACGGGGCTTGCGCCGTTTCGGCTCGGCGCTTCCCTCGTCGCCCGGCCGGTGCGGCACGTCGACCTCTCCGCTGCCGTGCCGGGCGAGTGGTTCCTGGATGGATGGTTCGATCATGCCGCTCTCCTGGAGGTCGCTCGTGGGGCTACGAGGGTGTGGACGCGGCCGCCTGCCGCCGCTGCGAGCGCGCCGGCAAGGCCGAGGCGAACCGGCCCGTCCTCGCTGTCGATGACGTGCACGGCCGACGCGGCCCGGCCGAGAAGGAGCGAGGCGCGACGGACCTCGCCGCGGTCATCCGGGACACGCCCGTCGGTGAGCACGACGGCGATCGCGCGGCGGGCGGGATCGCGCGCGTGCTCGCGCCGGATCAGCCGCTCTGCTGCGAGGAGCCCTGAGGCAAGCGGCGTGCGCCCACCCGCCGCGAGCTCTCGAATCGCCGCCGCGGCGCGCTCGACCGGGGCGCCCGGCTCGACGATGATCTGCGCGCCTCCGTCCCGGAAGGCGATGATCGCGACGCGGTCGCGGCGCGCGTAGGCGTCACGCAGCAGCGCGAGCAGTGCGCCCTTGACGCGCGCGAGGCGCCGGCGGGCGCCCATCGAGCCGCTCGCGTCGACGACGAGGCAGAGGAGCACGCCCTCGCGGCCCGAGCGGACGTGCTCGTGCAGCGAGCCTGCGCGACCGTGCGCCAGCTGCTCGCGCAGCGTGGCGACGATCGCCAGGTCGTCGCTACCGGGCGGCGCCGGGCGGCTGTCGATCATGCCGGCGGACGGCCCGCCGGCGCGGGCGCGGCGGCCCGCCGGCCCGCTGCCGGTGCCCGTGAGCACGAGCGCCTGGAGCGGCACCGCCGCGCCGGCCGGGGCGTCGCGGCGGTCGCGCGCGGGCGCGCGGGGATCGGGTTGCTCCACGGCGGCTCCCCCGTTCCCCGAAGGCCCGGCAGCGCCGGCGGGTCCGTCCGCGGACGAGTCGGGGGTCGGCGTGCGCGGAGCGCCGCTCGGGCGGCTGGGGGGCCCGTCATCCGGGTCGCGGTCGCCGAGCGCCCGCTCGAGCTCGTTCTCGACCGCGCCGCTGTGACCGTCGAGCGGGTCGCGCCGGAGGCGGTGGGCGAGCGCGAGGCGTGCGGCCCGCCGGACGTGGCTCTCGTCGACTGCATCGGCGGCGTCGAGCGCTGCAAGCGCGCGCGCGGCACGGGCACAGACGATGTCGCCCCGGATGCCGTCGATCCCGAGCTTTGCGCAGGCCGACGTGATGCGCAGAAGCTCGCGCTCGGGCAGCGCGACGCGGGGAAGGCGCTCGCGGGCCGCGGCGATCCGTCGTGCCAGCGATTCCTCCTTCTCCCTCCACCGGGCGCAGAAGCCCGACGGGTCCTGGTCGAAGGCCATGCGCCGGCGCACGATCTCCGAGCGGGTGCCGGGATCCTTCGAGGCGCTGACCTCGACACCGAGCCCGAAGCGGTCGAGCAGCTGGGGACGGAGCTCGCCCTCCTCGACGTTCATCGTCCCGACGAGGATGAAGCGTGCGGCGTGCGACGCGGAGATCGCTTCGCGCTCGACGCGGGCGACTCCCGAGGCGGCCGCGTCGAGGAGTGCATCGACGAGGTGGTCGGGCAGCAGGTTGACCTCGTCGACGTAGAGGATTCCCTGGTGTGCGCGGGCGAGCAGGCCCGGCTCGAACGCCTGCTCGCCGGCGAGCGCGCGACCGAGATCGAGGGATCCGACGAGCCGGTCGAGCGTCGCCCCGAGCGGAAGCTCGACGAGCGCCACCGGGCGCGGCGCCGTCGGCGCATCCGCGGGGATGCGACCGCCTGGGGCGAGCTCCCCCGGCGCGAATGCGAACGGCTGCTCGGCGGCGGCGATCACGGGCGGCAGCAGCGGCGTGAGCCCGCGGACGGCGGTGGACTTCGCGCTGCCGCGCTCCCCGCGTACGAGTACGCCGCCGACGTCCGGGGCGACGGCGTTGACGAGCAGCGCTTCGACGAGGGCGTCCTGGCCGACGATCGCGCTGAGCGGGAAGGCAAGGCTCACCGGGCGACCTCGCTTGCGACCGCGCAGCGCACGTCGAGCGCGGCGACGGCTCCGATGACGAGCACGAGCGGGGCACGCAGACCGTCCGCGGCGATCGCGTCGGGGAGGGCGGCGAGCGTCGAGCGCACCTCGCGCTGGCCCGCAAGCGTGGCCTCCTGCACGGCTGCGGCGGGGGTGTCGGCCGCGCGGCCCGCCTGCAGCAGCCGGCGGGTGACCAGGCCGGCGGTGGCCGCCCCCATCAGCACGACGAGCGTGTCGACCGCGGCGAGCGCGCTCCAGTCGTGGCCGTCGAGTCCCGCCGCGTGCGCCGTCATGACCGCGAACGACCTGGCCGCTTCCCGGTGCGTGACCGGGATCCCGGCCGCCGCGGGCCCGGCGAGCGCCGAGCTGATGCCGGGGACGAGCTCGAACTCGATCCCGGCCGCCGCGAGCGCGATGGCCTCCTCGCCGCCGCGGCCGAACACGAACGGGTCGCCGCCCTTGAGGCGCACGACGTCCAGCCCCGACCGCGCGCGCGAGATGAGGATGCGATTGATCTCCTCCTGGGCTACCGAGGCCTTCCCGGGGCGCTTGGAGACATCGACCAGCTCGGTACCGGGACGGCAGCCGGCGAGCACGTCGGGCCCCACGAGGCGGTCGTGCACGATGACGTCCGCCGCCGCGATCAGGCGCGCCGCCCTCACCGTCAGCAGATCCGCGTCGCCCGGTCCCGCGCCGACCAGGTGGATAC of Gaiella occulta contains these proteins:
- the cobJ gene encoding precorrin-3B C(17)-methyltransferase; its protein translation is MSPPDRRRDAPLLFGVGLGPGDPELVTLKARRVIETSDVVAYPMARHGESVARRIAAPYLRGDQTEIAMTYPVTTEATDHPGGYEAALHEFYDASAAEIARHLDAGRSVAVLCEGDPFLYGSYMYLHERLAGRYPTEVVPGVTSFSAAAAAAGSPLVKRDDVLTILPGTLPAQVIASRLRTTDAAVVIKLGRSFAAVRGAAERAGVADRAIYVERASSPQEHIAALRDVDGDVPYMSLVLVPTTSGGQRAPDVSRPGEVAVVGLGPAGPEWLTPEAGAALAEAEELVGYTTYLDRVARRPGQHRHGSDNRDEARRARQALQLAASGRRVAVVSSGDPGIFAMAAAVLEAVEEGGSAFAHIRVRIVPGLSAMQVAAARVGAPLGHDFCVVSLSDQLKPWAAIERRLEAAGAADLVLALYNPASRTRREQLERARTVLLRHRAAETPVVVARDVGGREENVTVSTLAGFDAAQVDMRTLLLIGSSTTRVIEATQGSPRVYTPRHYPA
- a CDS encoding cobalt-precorrin-6A reductase, giving the protein MSSACVLVLGGTAEARDLAAALDRAGVSVVSSLAGRVARPRLPAGEVRIGGFGGPAGLARWLAERGVAAVVDATHPFAERISASAAQACPAAGVPLLRLERPGWSEAPGDCWHWVDDLSHAAELVPRLGRRVLLTTGRQGLAAFAVVRSAWFLVRCVDPPDPPLPPRHELLLDRGPYLLENELALMDGKQIDLLVTKDSGGAHTQPKLDAARRRGLPVIVVRRPPRLDVPAVSSVAGALSWLRETVHAG
- a CDS encoding cobalt-precorrin-5B (C(1))-methyltransferase; the encoded protein is MSGGRPLRRGWTTGACATAATSAAYQALLTGEFPDPVTITLPGGQQPAFALAFERLEEGSATAGVVKDAGDDPDVTHGALVLATVRPGEVGSGVTFRAGEGVGVVTLPGLPLPVGEPAINPVPRQMMGEAVAQVSARHGGSGDVVVEVGVEGGEQLARRTWNSRLGIVGGISILGTTGIVIPYSCSAWIASIRRGIDVARAVGYPHVIAATGDTSERAAQARYGLPDTALLDMGDFAGALLKYLARHPLPKLTLAGGFAKLSKLAAGHLDLHSGRSQVDMERLAAAALQAGATASLAASIGEANTALHALELAAAEGVPLADEIAGGALGTALAVLASAPIAVEVLVVDRAGRIVGSAGAL
- the cobM gene encoding precorrin-4 C(11)-methyltransferase; the encoded protein is MTVHFIGAGPGAADLLTLRAQRLIAHSSVCLYAGALVPTEVLAHAPPGARLVDTQHLALDEIVAQLQAAHERGEDVARLHSGDLSIYSAAGEQMRRLDELGIPWDVTPGVPAFAAAAAALRQELTLPGVSQTVILTRHGDRATPLPDGEELASLAAHGATLVLHLAVQAIEKIVALLEPAYGPACPAAVVARASWPDEVVIRGTLSTIAGATRRAGIRRTAVIVVGRVLASREFCDSHLYSSMRVRGGDGEEVGP
- the cbiE gene encoding precorrin-6y C5,15-methyltransferase (decarboxylating) subunit CbiE; this encodes MSRAPLTVVGIGADGWNGLCEAARAAVLSAELIVGSERQLALVPPTAAVRRPWPTPIDGLVEELVAGRAGPVCILSSGDPMLHGIGATLARRIDRDRLTVHPHPSAFAFACARLGWPSAETELVSAVARPVEALARLLQPGRRVIVYVAGEQGAREVARVLRERGFGPSRLVVLEQLGGPDERIVDSTAEEWGERSVRTLHAVAVECRAAPGTSPLACTPGLRDSAYENDGLLTKQEVRAITLAVLAPMPGELLWDVGAGSGSIAIEWLRAEATARAIAVEARADRAERAVRNARVLGVPTIEVVCGKAPRALVGLDRPDAVFVGGGLTTPGLLDSCWRELRPGGRIVANAVTLEGEQVLQAACAAHGGRLVRIAVSRAEPVGGFTSWRPQLPVVQWSARKEGE
- a CDS encoding cobyrinate a,c-diamide synthase yields the protein MVIPRVVIAGTSSGAGKTSVACGLIGALRARGLRVQGFKVGPDYIDPTYHALASGRPGRNLDAFLSGPDLVAPLVRHGAAGADVAVIEGVMGLFDGVSGRGELASTAHVAKLLHAPVLLVVDASSMARSVAAIVHGYRTFDPALAIAGVILNRIGSDTHEQLLREAIAPLGLPVVGALRRDGKVSAPERHLGLVPAGERAARTMSALDALAAGIASHADLDAVLALAHGAPALDGPAWSPEPGEPAAPGARIGIARGPAFSFHYEENLELLAAAGAELLPFDPLHDERLPDGVGALVLAGGFPEVFGAELAANVSLREEIAAFARAGHPILAECGGLLYLCSDLDGNEMCGVLPARARMTSRLTLGYREATTVTSTAYARADERFRGHEFHYSRVDPPHGESGAAWTLAARGSERREGFASGSIHASYLHLHWAAYPHLALRFARAARRAGSVATSRERTDAVHTERESS
- the cobO gene encoding cob(I)yrinic acid a,c-diamide adenosyltransferase, coding for MIEPSIQEPLARHGSGEVDVPHRPGDEGSAEPKRRKPRDRPLVVVLTGHGKGKSTSAFGMLLRSWARGYRCGVFQFVKSGKWKVGEAKAAAALGGIDWEKMGNGWSWLSRDLEESADLAREGWEGVKLAIAEQRYEFLLLDEITYPINWGWIDLDDVLATLRGRPGFQHVILTGRNAPQDLVAAADLVSEVVKVKHPMDAGIRAQQGIEW
- a CDS encoding VWA domain-containing protein, producing the protein MSLAFPLSAIVGQDALVEALLVNAVAPDVGGVLVRGERGSAKSTAVRGLTPLLPPVIAAAEQPFAFAPGELAPGGRIPADAPTAPRPVALVELPLGATLDRLVGSLDLGRALAGEQAFEPGLLARAHQGILYVDEVNLLPDHLVDALLDAAASGVARVEREAISASHAARFILVGTMNVEEGELRPQLLDRFGLGVEVSASKDPGTRSEIVRRRMAFDQDPSGFCARWREKEESLARRIAAARERLPRVALPERELLRITSACAKLGIDGIRGDIVCARAARALAALDAADAVDESHVRRAARLALAHRLRRDPLDGHSGAVENELERALGDRDPDDGPPSRPSGAPRTPTPDSSADGPAGAAGPSGNGGAAVEQPDPRAPARDRRDAPAGAAVPLQALVLTGTGSGPAGRRARAGGPSAGMIDSRPAPPGSDDLAIVATLREQLAHGRAGSLHEHVRSGREGVLLCLVVDASGSMGARRRLARVKGALLALLRDAYARRDRVAIIAFRDGGAQIIVEPGAPVERAAAAIRELAAGGRTPLASGLLAAERLIRREHARDPARRAIAVVLTDGRVPDDRGEVRRASLLLGRAASAVHVIDSEDGPVRLGLAGALAAAAGGRVHTLVAPRATSRRAA
- the cobA gene encoding uroporphyrinogen-III C-methyltransferase; protein product: MSGRIHLVGAGPGDADLLTVRAARLIAAADVIVHDRLVGPDVLAGCRPGTELVDVSKRPGKASVAQEEINRILISRARSGLDVVRLKGGDPFVFGRGGEEAIALAAAGIEFELVPGISSALAGPAAAGIPVTHREAARSFAVMTAHAAGLDGHDWSALAAVDTLVVLMGAATAGLVTRRLLQAGRAADTPAAAVQEATLAGQREVRSTLAALPDAIAADGLRAPLVLVIGAVAALDVRCAVASEVAR